From Camelina sativa cultivar DH55 chromosome 20, Cs, whole genome shotgun sequence, the proteins below share one genomic window:
- the LOC104771254 gene encoding kinesin-like protein KIFC3 isoform X1 produces the protein MSVPESIESPQPAVTLVYTDVNVVPEHERNELENSISNLEGEVLELKSTLKSLDEKRREVLNKIIDTKGSIRVFCRVRPFLVTERRPIREPVSFGPDNVVVRSAGTRKDFEFDKVFHQSATQEDVFGEVKPILRSALDGHNVCVLAYGQTGTGKTFTMDGTNEQPGLAPRAIKELFNEASTDHTHSVTFTMSMLEIYMGNLKDLLSARQSLKSYETSAKCNLNIQVDSKGSVEIEGLTEVEVPDFTKARWWYNKGRRGRSTSWTNVNETSSRSHCLTRITIFRRGDAVGSKTEVSKLWMIDLGGSERLLKTGAIGQTMDEGRAINLSLSALGDVIAALRRKKGHVPYRNSKLTQILKDSLGTKSKVLMLVHISPRDVDVGETICSLSFTKRARSIESNRGLTAELQKLREKKISELEEEMQETQENCKKITARLQEVECQLNENKKLFWITNENKHLEDIEKKAILPLDNLKETDATLKSSDKHVKVSKSSGFVPRFMTSTVASRQRQTMSEKELSAKTQSIRSVAKNLTHFSTSQQSLSLSDTRSRVLLRKSYTKPLRAAANCGTPETPKRDIKDNSLQKKNVNDTSSPRKKMVTSSDPNARAKLCHHRRRMSSLT, from the exons ATGTCAGTTCCTGAATCTATTGAATCGCCACAACCTGCTGTTACTTTGGTCTACACTGATGTAAATGTTGTTCCTGAGCATGAAAGGAATGAGCTTGAAAATTCAATATCAAACCTTGAAG GGGAAGTTTTGGAGTTGAAGTCAACGCTTAAGTCACTGGATGAAAAGAGAAGGGAAGTTCTGAATAAGATCATAGACACTAAAG GAAGTATACGTGTGTTTTGTAGAGTTAGGCCATTTCTAGTGACGGAAAGGAGACCGATAAGGGAACCTGTGTCGTTTGGACCGGATAACGTTGTTGTTAGATCTGCTGGAACTCGaaaagattttgaatttgataaggTTTTCCATCAATCAGCAACTCAAG AAGACGTTTTTGGAGAAGTGAAACCGATTCTTAGATCGGCCCTTGATGGTCACAATGTCTGTGTCTTGGCGTATGGTCAAACGGGGACGGGCAAGACTTTCACCATG GATGGCACGAACGAGCAACCAGGCCTTGCTCCTAGAGCTATTAAAGAGCTTTTCAATGAAGCTTCAACGGATCATACTCATTCTGTGACATTTACAATGAGTATGTTGGAAATCTACATGGGTAACCTGAAAGATCTGTTGTCTGCAAGACAGTCTTTGAAGTCTTATGAAACCTCAGCTAAATG CAACCTCAATATTCAAGTAGACTCAAAGGGTTCGGTTGAAATTGAGGGTTTGACTGAAGTAGAAGTACCGGATTTTACAAAAGCTAGATGGTGGTACAATAAAGGGAGACGAGGCAGATCAACTTCTTGGACAAATGTGAACGAAACTTCGAGCAGATCTCATTG TTTAACAAGGATCACAATCTTTCGTCGTGGGGATGCTGTGGGGTCAAAAACTGAAGTTAGCAAGCTTTGGATGATAGATCTCGGAGGAAGCGAGAGGCTCTTGAAGACCGGAGCTATAGGGCAAACTATGGATGAAGGAAGGGCCATAAACCTCTCACTTTCCGCTCTTGGAGATGTGATTGCAGCGTTAAGGAGAAAGAAGGGACATGTGCCTTACAG AAACAGCAAGCTAACTCAAATTCTTAAAGATTCTCTAG GTACTAAATCAAAGGTACTGATGCTTGTGCACATAAGTCCACGTGATGTAGATGTTGGTGAAACAATTTGCTCTTTAAGCTTTACAAAACGTGCAAGATCTATAGAGTCTAACAGAGGATTAACAGCT GAACTACAAAAgctaagagaaaagaaaatatcgGAACTTGAAGAGGAAATGCAAGAAACTCAAGAAAATTGTAAGAAGATCACAGCGCGGTTACAGGAAGTAGAGTGTCAACTTAATGAAAACAAGAAACTCTTTTGGATCACCAATGAGAATAAGCATCTAGAAGACATCGAAAAGAAAGCTATATTGCCTTTAGATAATTTGAAAGAGACGGATGCGACCCTAAAATCATCTGATAAACATGTCAAAGTAAGCAAGAGTTCTGGGTTTGTCCCACGTTTCATGACTTCTACTGTTGCTAGTCGCCAAAGGCAAACAATGTCAGAGAAGGAACTCAGTGCAAAAACACAGAGTATACGATCAGTGGCTAAAAATCTTACTCATTTCTCCACTTCTCAGCAGTCGCTTAGCCTCTCTGACACACGCAGTAGAGTTCTCCTTagaaaatcatacacaaaaccGCTTCGAGCTGCAGCTAACTGTGGAACACCAGAAACTCCTAAAAGGGATATTAAAGATAATTCTTTACAGAAAAAGAATGTTAATGATACTTCTTCGCCAAGGAAAAAGATGGTTACTTCATCAGATCCAAATGCGAGAGCTAAGCTGTGTCACCACAGACGAAGAATGTCAAGCTTGACATGA
- the LOC104771254 gene encoding kinesin-like protein KIFC3 isoform X3, whose translation MRPSFSWLKKKNSVEDVFGEVKPILRSALDGHNVCVLAYGQTGTGKTFTMDGTNEQPGLAPRAIKELFNEASTDHTHSVTFTMSMLEIYMGNLKDLLSARQSLKSYETSAKCNLNIQVDSKGSVEIEGLTEVEVPDFTKARWWYNKGRRGRSTSWTNVNETSSRSHCLTRITIFRRGDAVGSKTEVSKLWMIDLGGSERLLKTGAIGQTMDEGRAINLSLSALGDVIAALRRKKGHVPYRNSKLTQILKDSLGTKSKVLMLVHISPRDVDVGETICSLSFTKRARSIESNRGLTAELQKLREKKISELEEEMQETQENCKKITARLQEVECQLNENKKLFWITNENKHLEDIEKKAILPLDNLKETDATLKSSDKHVKVSKSSGFVPRFMTSTVASRQRQTMSEKELSAKTQSIRSVAKNLTHFSTSQQSLSLSDTRSRVLLRKSYTKPLRAAANCGTPETPKRDIKDNSLQKKNVNDTSSPRKKMVTSSDPNARAKLCHHRRRMSSLT comes from the exons ATGAGGCCTTCCTTCTcctggttgaaaaaaaaaaactctgtagAAGACGTTTTTGGAGAAGTGAAACCGATTCTTAGATCGGCCCTTGATGGTCACAATGTCTGTGTCTTGGCGTATGGTCAAACGGGGACGGGCAAGACTTTCACCATG GATGGCACGAACGAGCAACCAGGCCTTGCTCCTAGAGCTATTAAAGAGCTTTTCAATGAAGCTTCAACGGATCATACTCATTCTGTGACATTTACAATGAGTATGTTGGAAATCTACATGGGTAACCTGAAAGATCTGTTGTCTGCAAGACAGTCTTTGAAGTCTTATGAAACCTCAGCTAAATG CAACCTCAATATTCAAGTAGACTCAAAGGGTTCGGTTGAAATTGAGGGTTTGACTGAAGTAGAAGTACCGGATTTTACAAAAGCTAGATGGTGGTACAATAAAGGGAGACGAGGCAGATCAACTTCTTGGACAAATGTGAACGAAACTTCGAGCAGATCTCATTG TTTAACAAGGATCACAATCTTTCGTCGTGGGGATGCTGTGGGGTCAAAAACTGAAGTTAGCAAGCTTTGGATGATAGATCTCGGAGGAAGCGAGAGGCTCTTGAAGACCGGAGCTATAGGGCAAACTATGGATGAAGGAAGGGCCATAAACCTCTCACTTTCCGCTCTTGGAGATGTGATTGCAGCGTTAAGGAGAAAGAAGGGACATGTGCCTTACAG AAACAGCAAGCTAACTCAAATTCTTAAAGATTCTCTAG GTACTAAATCAAAGGTACTGATGCTTGTGCACATAAGTCCACGTGATGTAGATGTTGGTGAAACAATTTGCTCTTTAAGCTTTACAAAACGTGCAAGATCTATAGAGTCTAACAGAGGATTAACAGCT GAACTACAAAAgctaagagaaaagaaaatatcgGAACTTGAAGAGGAAATGCAAGAAACTCAAGAAAATTGTAAGAAGATCACAGCGCGGTTACAGGAAGTAGAGTGTCAACTTAATGAAAACAAGAAACTCTTTTGGATCACCAATGAGAATAAGCATCTAGAAGACATCGAAAAGAAAGCTATATTGCCTTTAGATAATTTGAAAGAGACGGATGCGACCCTAAAATCATCTGATAAACATGTCAAAGTAAGCAAGAGTTCTGGGTTTGTCCCACGTTTCATGACTTCTACTGTTGCTAGTCGCCAAAGGCAAACAATGTCAGAGAAGGAACTCAGTGCAAAAACACAGAGTATACGATCAGTGGCTAAAAATCTTACTCATTTCTCCACTTCTCAGCAGTCGCTTAGCCTCTCTGACACACGCAGTAGAGTTCTCCTTagaaaatcatacacaaaaccGCTTCGAGCTGCAGCTAACTGTGGAACACCAGAAACTCCTAAAAGGGATATTAAAGATAATTCTTTACAGAAAAAGAATGTTAATGATACTTCTTCGCCAAGGAAAAAGATGGTTACTTCATCAGATCCAAATGCGAGAGCTAAGCTGTGTCACCACAGACGAAGAATGTCAAGCTTGACATGA
- the LOC104771254 gene encoding kinesin-like protein KIFC3 isoform X2: MSVPESIESPQPAVTLVYTDVNVVPEHERNELENSISNLEGEVLELKSTLKSLDEKRREVLNKIIDTKGSIRVFCRVRPFLVTERRPIREPVSFGPDNVVVRSAGTRKDFEFDKVFHQSATQEDVFGEVKPILRSALDGHNVCVLAYGQTGTGKTFTMDGTNEQPGLAPRAIKELFNEASTDHTHSVTFTMSMLEIYMGNLKDLLSARQSLKSYETSAKCNLNIQVDSKGSVEIEGLTEVEVPDFTKARWWYNKGRRGRSTSWTNVNETSSRSHCLTRITIFRRGDAVGSKTEVSKLWMIDLGGSERLLKTGAIGQTMDEGRAINLSLSALGDVIAALRRKKGHVPYRNSKLTQILKDSLGTKSKVLMLVHISPRDVDVGETICSLSFTKRARSIESNRGLTAELQKLREKKISELEEEMQETQENCKKITARLQEVECQLNENKKLFWITNENKHLEDIEKKAILPLDNLKETDATLKSSDKHVKVSKSSGFVPRFMTSTVASRQRQTMSEKELSAKTQSIRSVAKNLTHFSTSQQSLSLSDTRSRVLLRKSYTKPLRAAANCGTPETPKRDIKDNSLQKKNVNDTSSPRKKMVTSSDPNVRAKLCHHRRRMSSLT; encoded by the exons ATGTCAGTTCCTGAATCTATTGAATCGCCACAACCTGCTGTTACTTTGGTCTACACTGATGTAAATGTTGTTCCTGAGCATGAAAGGAATGAGCTTGAAAATTCAATATCAAACCTTGAAG GGGAAGTTTTGGAGTTGAAGTCAACGCTTAAGTCACTGGATGAAAAGAGAAGGGAAGTTCTGAATAAGATCATAGACACTAAAG GAAGTATACGTGTGTTTTGTAGAGTTAGGCCATTTCTAGTGACGGAAAGGAGACCGATAAGGGAACCTGTGTCGTTTGGACCGGATAACGTTGTTGTTAGATCTGCTGGAACTCGaaaagattttgaatttgataaggTTTTCCATCAATCAGCAACTCAAG AAGACGTTTTTGGAGAAGTGAAACCGATTCTTAGATCGGCCCTTGATGGTCACAATGTCTGTGTCTTGGCGTATGGTCAAACGGGGACGGGCAAGACTTTCACCATG GATGGCACGAACGAGCAACCAGGCCTTGCTCCTAGAGCTATTAAAGAGCTTTTCAATGAAGCTTCAACGGATCATACTCATTCTGTGACATTTACAATGAGTATGTTGGAAATCTACATGGGTAACCTGAAAGATCTGTTGTCTGCAAGACAGTCTTTGAAGTCTTATGAAACCTCAGCTAAATG CAACCTCAATATTCAAGTAGACTCAAAGGGTTCGGTTGAAATTGAGGGTTTGACTGAAGTAGAAGTACCGGATTTTACAAAAGCTAGATGGTGGTACAATAAAGGGAGACGAGGCAGATCAACTTCTTGGACAAATGTGAACGAAACTTCGAGCAGATCTCATTG TTTAACAAGGATCACAATCTTTCGTCGTGGGGATGCTGTGGGGTCAAAAACTGAAGTTAGCAAGCTTTGGATGATAGATCTCGGAGGAAGCGAGAGGCTCTTGAAGACCGGAGCTATAGGGCAAACTATGGATGAAGGAAGGGCCATAAACCTCTCACTTTCCGCTCTTGGAGATGTGATTGCAGCGTTAAGGAGAAAGAAGGGACATGTGCCTTACAG AAACAGCAAGCTAACTCAAATTCTTAAAGATTCTCTAG GTACTAAATCAAAGGTACTGATGCTTGTGCACATAAGTCCACGTGATGTAGATGTTGGTGAAACAATTTGCTCTTTAAGCTTTACAAAACGTGCAAGATCTATAGAGTCTAACAGAGGATTAACAGCT GAACTACAAAAgctaagagaaaagaaaatatcgGAACTTGAAGAGGAAATGCAAGAAACTCAAGAAAATTGTAAGAAGATCACAGCGCGGTTACAGGAAGTAGAGTGTCAACTTAATGAA AACAAGAAACTCTTTTGGATCACCAATGAGAATAAGCATCTAGAAGACATCGAAAAGAAAGCTATATTGCCTTTAGATAATTTGAAAGAGACGGATGCGACCCTAAAATCATCTGATAAACATGTCAAAGTAAGCAAGAGTTCTGGGTTTGTCCCACGTTTCATGACTTCTACTGTTGCTAGTCGCCAAAGGCAAACAATGTCAGAGAAGGAACTCAGTGCAAAAACACAGAGTATACGATCAGTGGCTAAAAATCTTACTCATTTCTCCACTTCTCAGCAGTCGCTTAGCCTCTCTGACACACGCAGTAGAGTTCTCCTTagaaaatcatacacaaaaccGCTTCGAGCTGCAGCTAACTGTGGAACACCAGAAACTCCTAAAAGGGATATTAAAGATAATTCTTTACAGAAAAAGAATGTTAATGATACTTCTTCGCCAAGGAAAAAGATGGTTACTTCATCAGATCCAAATGTGAGAGCTAAGCTGTGTCACCACAGACGAAGAATGTCAAGCTTGACATGA
- the LOC104772663 gene encoding glutathione S-transferase T3-like encodes MDSSNSYRFSLNFTDLLTSQLLVNNPESLPSFSPPIQTSSSPIQISSSHIQISSSPIQISSSSILQFSTQFSDVKEVDENSREARIRWTAQEDIVLISGWLNTSKDPVVGNGKKGGSFWEKIAFYYGASEAVAGKPKRGVSQCKQMWKKFNEIVNKFVGCYNQASSRRTSGQSEDNVLQMANQLYVNDQKVKFSLEHAWRELHHEQKWCSSNALRGHENSKRTKLDVSGTYSSSSNTTSHLEEEANQRPPGVKASKRKANKSGRGTKTEVNSLQKLEKAWEIREKEIAARERISKQRLLESLVGRTDLPEPKINLRKNLTDEMLG; translated from the coding sequence ATGGATTCTAGCAATTCATATAGGTTTTCTCTAAACTTTACAGACCTCTTGACTAGCCAACTATTGGTGAATAATCCAGAATCTCTTCCATCTTTTTCTCCTCCTATCCAAACAAGCTCATCCCCTATTCAAATAAGCTCATCACATATTCAAATAAGCTCATCACCTATTCAAATAAGCTCATCATCTATCCTTCAGTTTAGTACACAATTTAGTGATGTCAAAGAGGTAGATGAAAACTCAAGGGAAGCTAGAATCCGATGGACTGCCCAGGAAGATATTGTCTTGATCAGTGGTTGGTTAAACACCAGCAAAGATCCAGTCGTGGGAAATGGGAAAAAGGGTGGTTCCTTTTGGGAGAAAATTGCATTCTACTATGGAGCGAGTGAAGCAGTAGCGGGTAAACCAAAGAGAGGGGTCAGTCAATGTAAGCAGATGTGGAAAAAATTCAATGAGATTGTCAACAAGTTTGTAGGATGCTACAACCAAGCTTCGAGTCGGAGAACCAGTGGCCAGTCAGAAGATAATGTTCTCCAAATGGCAAACCAGTTGTACGTCAATGATCAGAAAGTGAAGTTCTCTCTAGAGCATGCTTGGAGGGAGCTTCACCATGAGCAGAAGTGGTGTTCTTCTAATGCTTTGAGAGGACATGAAAACTccaaaagaacaaagcttgatgTGAGTGGCACATATTCCTCCAGTTCAAATACAACATCTCATCTTGAGGAAGAAGCTAATCAACGCCCTCCAGGTGTTAAGGCATCCAaaaggaaagcaaataaaaGTGGTCGTGGTACAAAAACTGAGGTTAATTCTCTACAAAAGTTAGAGAAGGCGTGGGAGATCAGGGAGAAAGAAATAGCTGCGAGAGAAAGAATTTCCAAGCAACGACTTTTAGAGAGTCTAGTTGGCAGAACTGATCTGCCAGAGCCTAAAATCAACCTGAGAAAGAACCTAACTGATGAGATGTTAGGATAG
- the LOC104772662 gene encoding uncharacterized protein LOC104772662 — protein MTKINYDAWRELFETHCFSFGVSGHLDGTSLPMNPEDISWKERDGLVKMWIYGTISSSLLDTVLKTRCSARELWLIIKNLFRDNKEARAIQLDNDLCTLTIGDLTVHDYCQKLKTLSDLLANVDSPVSDRLVVTYMLNGLSPKFDNIINIIKHRQPFPTFAVARSMLVEEEQRLNRQTHTRAPVSLDSTSQSVLYTTSSGHNNHTGGHRDNNYNKGNSYGGRGRGRGRNNNRGRGRQQWQWTPNWQMPPPWYQSPPSFPHSHQRYWPQQPHMANLTTTHPASGLLGPSPMASQPTQLPAAAFGTMTMPDPNDASWYMDTGATSHLTAQPGTLHSLFNASSFPSVVVGDGSSIPTKAIGYYSLPSHTRPLHLNKVLVCPSIIKNLISVRQFTIDNWVSVEFDPFGFCVKDLHTRNKLLRCNSSGPLYSITSPPSATQSSHSPQAMISAVPNSLLWHRRLGHFSLSCLSIGETH, from the exons ATGACAAAGATCAACTATGATGCTTGGCGTGAACTCTTCGAAACACATTGTTTCAGCTTTGGCGTGTCTGGCCATCTCGATGGCACCTCTCTACCTATGAATCCAGAAGACATATCTTGGAAAGAGCGTGATGGTCTCGTCAAGATGTGGATCTATGGAACcatttcttcctctcttctcgaCACGGTGCTGAAAACTCGTTGCTCTGCCCGTGAACTCTGGCTCATCATCAAAAACCTCTTCCGTGACAACAAAGAAGCCCGTGCGATACAACTCGACAATGATCTCTGCACCCTCACCATCGGAGATCTCACGGTCCACGACTATTGTCAAAAGCTCAAGACACTTTCTGATCTCCTTGCCAATGTTGACTCTCCGGTCTCCGATCGCCTCGTCGTGACGTATATGCTGAACGGTCTCTCACCAAAGTTTgacaacatcatcaacatcatcaaacatCGCCAACCGTTCCCCACCTTTGCTGTTGCCCGCTCCATGCTTGTTGAGGAGGAACAACGCTTAAACCGCCAGACCCACACCCGTGCCCCTGTTTCTCTTGACTCGACATCTCAGAGCGTGTTGTACACGACCTCTAGCGGACACAACAACCACACCGGCGGTCATCGCGACAACAACTACAACAAAGGCAACTCATATGGTGGACGAGGTCGCGGTCGTGGACGCAACAACAACAGAGGACGGGGCCGTCAGCAGTGGCAATGGACTCCCAACTGGCAAATGCCTCCACCGTGGTACCAGTCGCCACCGTCGTTTCCGCATTCGCACCAACGTTACTGGCCGCAACAACCGCACATGGCGAACCTCACCACTACACATCCAGCGAGCGGCCTCCTTGGTCCATCTCCTATGGCATCACAACCAACACAGCTTCCGGCTGCCGCTTTTGGTACAATGACCATGCCGGATCCCAACGATGCAAGCTGGTACATGGACACCGGCGCTACATCTCACCTCACGGCACAACCAGGTACTCTCCATTCCCTCTTTAATGCGAGCTCTTTCCCATCGGTAGTTGTCGGTGACGGATCCTCTATTCCCACTAAAGCAATCGGTTATTACTCTTTACCTTCTCACACACGTCCTCTCCATCTAAATAAAGTGCTTGTTTGTCCTTCTATTATCAAAAACCTTATCTCTGTTCGTCAATTTACTATCGATAATTGGGTTTCTGTGGAATTTGATCCTTTTGGCTTTTGTGTTAAGGACCTTCATACTCGGAACAAGCTCCTCCGATGTAACAGCTCCGGTCCTCTCTACTCAATCACTTCACCACCATCGGCCACTCAATCCTCTCATTCTCCACAAGCCATGATCTCAGCGGTTCCCAACTCTTTGTTGTGGCATCGTCGTCTCGGACAC TTCTCTTTGTCATGCTTGTCAATTGGGGAAACACATTAG
- the LOC109131218 gene encoding serine/threonine protein phosphatase 2A regulatory subunit B''alpha-like, translating into MDIDGINDAQILDHELLQLPGLSPVSLEANPHIADELFSQWLSLPETRRLVKSLIDDAKSSTLVNVSKNCTNLNVVCGSALPSVFMNSGTLPLSPQGSPGSPRFSRKKASPSSLQSPLKSVREPKRQLIPQSLTSNEVAGLVIGALLLGATIACPIVDAFIAASHRSIVEW; encoded by the exons ATGGATATAGATGGTATAAACGATGCTCAGATATTGGATCATGAGCTCTTACAGCTTCCTGGTTTGTCTCCTGTTTCACTTGAAGCTAACCCTCATATCGCTGACGAACTCTTCTCCCAGTGGCTTTCACTCCCTGAAACTCGCCGTTTG GTCAAGTCTTTGATTGATGATGCTAAATCCAGCACCCTGGTCAATGTATCCAAGAATTGTACCAATCTCAATGTTGTTTGTGGAAGTGCATTGCCTTCTGTATTTATGAACAGTGGCACTCTCCCGCTATCCCCACAAGGCTCACCTGGGTCTCCCCGTTTCTCCAGGAAAAAGGCTAGCCCTTCTTCTCTACAGTCTCCTCTGAAATCAGTCAGGGAACCAAAGCGTCAACTCATTCCTcag AGCTTAACATCAAACGAAGTTGCTGGTTTAGTAATTGGAGCTCTGCTTCTTGGTGCCACCATCGCTTGTCCTATAGTTGATGCTTTCATCGCTGCTTCTCATAGAAG TATTGTAGAATGGTAG